In the Marinobacter sp. Arc7-DN-1 genome, CGAGGCGAGCCTGCGAACTTCTTCACACACTTCTTCCACGGCGTCGTCGCCGTAACTCTGGCCGTAGTGCTTTTTGAAGCCAAACTCGTAGAGCCGCATATGCTCATCAGGTTCAACGCCGATGTTTTCGAGACAGGCGCGGGCACAGTGCAGCGGGCAACCGTCGATCACGGTGATCGGGCGACCGGATCTGGCGGTTTTCACCAGCGAGGGCACCTTGCCGCCCACTCCGGAAATACACGACATTTCAAATTCGCCGGCGTGGTCGAGCCGCACTGCCGCATTGTTGGCCAGCTGCGCCACATCGGAGCAGCCAGAGCAGGAGTAAATCAGCGGGCGTTGCTTTCTTGCAGTCACTTGTCCTCCTTTTCAAAGAGCCGGGAGGCTTGAACAGGGTCGGTTACTGGCTGATTTCGATCAGTCGTTGAGGATCTGAAATGAACAGTCGGCTGCGGTTAACCCGCACCAGTCCGTTGGATTTCAGATCGGCCAGAATCCGGGAGAAGGTCTCCGGCTGCATGGCCAGCCTGGAAGCAACCAGGCATTTGGGCAATGGCAACTCTACCTCACCGCCCTCTTCCGGGCCGTTTGGCAACAGATCAATCAGGTAACGGATCAGCCGGTCACGGGCGCTCTGGACCGTCATGATTTCCAGGTCGTGGAACCGGGAGACAGCCCGCTTGGCATAATGGCGGAGGGCTGCCCGGGCATACTGGAGGTTGCTCTCAAGCAGGTCCTGGTAGGCATGTATGGGAATCATCAGCACTTCGCTGGATTTAAGGGCTTCGGCGTAACAGGCGTACCGGGGCGGGTCGGCGTAGATCATGACTTCGGCGATGCTGTCGCCAGGGGCGATGCTGTCGAGGGTGCGGTCGATCCCCGAGGAGTCCAGGCGGTACAGGCGCAGGCGGCCGGAGATGACGAAGAAAAAGTGATGGGCCGGCATGTCCTGGCGATACAGTAACTGATGATGCCCCAGGCGTAGTCTTCGGGACTGCTGGATCAGCTGCTGCAGATCCTTGCCACTGAGTTCCGAGAACATTGGATGACTGCGTAAGACCTTCAGGCCACCCTCGTCGTCAAAGGGTTTGTTCACGGCGACCAGGACGG is a window encoding:
- a CDS encoding putative zinc-binding protein, which translates into the protein MTARKQRPLIYSCSGCSDVAQLANNAAVRLDHAGEFEMSCISGVGGKVPSLVKTARSGRPITVIDGCPLHCARACLENIGVEPDEHMRLYEFGFKKHYGQSYGDDAVEEVCEEVRRLASSDQLIARQA
- a CDS encoding Crp/Fnr family transcriptional regulator; translated protein: MALSQTAETRHTKPVLVAVNKPFDDEGGLKVLRSHPMFSELSGKDLQQLIQQSRRLRLGHHQLLYRQDMPAHHFFFVISGRLRLYRLDSSGIDRTLDSIAPGDSIAEVMIYADPPRYACYAEALKSSEVLMIPIHAYQDLLESNLQYARAALRHYAKRAVSRFHDLEIMTVQSARDRLIRYLIDLLPNGPEEGGEVELPLPKCLVASRLAMQPETFSRILADLKSNGLVRVNRSRLFISDPQRLIEISQ